In Vicia villosa cultivar HV-30 ecotype Madison, WI linkage group LG7, Vvil1.0, whole genome shotgun sequence, the DNA window attcgcGAAATCATAATtatgtttttagaaaaaaaagaaaattaattaatttaataaaataattgaaaattcagCAACCGTGGCCAAAGCCCAAAACCAATCGATAATGCTACACCAAAAACGCTTGGTTGAGGAGATTTTGCGTGATAACAAAATTGTTTCCTTTAATTTTTCTCGATTTTTTCTCAATCTCTCAAATTCATTCAGAGTAATGGGAACTTAATATCAGAAATCTATGGCTTCCCTATGTATGAACTCATCCCTACCACTCTCACCGTCTTCTCATCCTCGAAATCTCACTCAAACCTctctttcttcatcatcttcttctttgtttgttgATAACGACAATAACAATCATCATAACAGCCTTAGAACATCGAGTACCTTGAAACCTATTGTTGTTAGTGGAAACCCTCCCACTTTTGTTTCCGCTCCTGGCCGCACTATTCTCGCTGGTTTGTTTTTCTTCTTCCGACAATTTTATTTTGTTGCTGTCGTTGTTTCATGTGTTTTGCAATGTTCAAGTTGTTTTTGtggtattttgtttattttttattttaaatatgaattgATATTTTGGATTTGCCATAGTAATCTTTCATACTTAATGTTTATACATCTCGGATAAGTGCTTGAATAAGATTTTCTTTCATGGTTAGAATCAAGTATTTTAATTGTATCTTAATTCTGAATGGTTCAAATCCTAACCGAGTTCAGAGCCGTCTTAAGTTTTCGGAGGCCATGCGTTGGATAGCCACTATTTAGTTATGGTAAAACAAATTAAGGTCTTATTTTGTGATAGTTTAAGCGTGACAAATATTTTGAGATCTTTTTTAGTCATGGTTTAACCTTATTAAAATTTAGACTCTGTGAAGTAGTCGTCTGCCTTGCACATTCTCAAAGACGGCTTTGGTTGAGTTTGTTGTAAAATGACAATATAtgtgttgtatgattcttgatatTGCGAAAAATTGTGGGCAAAATACTTGTGATGCCGCCACAATTGGGTTTTCAGTTATTGATGTTGGGAAGAATTGTGATAGAGTACTTTTGATGCTGTTATGATTGTGGCGGAACACAAGCCTTGATATAGTGTGTAGTTGATATAGTAGACCTTTAGATGAGAATGAGGATCGAATGGAGAATGGCTGAGTAAATTCTTTTGAAGGAAACTTATAGATGTTGCATGATAATGCTCGGTGTTAAAGTTGAAATGAAGTATTATATTGTTGTTTGCTTACATTTGGATGTGTGTCAGCTTGGTTTTTCAGAATCTTAATCTGCGCTAGTTTTGATTTTTATCACATATCTgtcttttatatgttttattgaAGCTGTTTTTTTTTCCCCGAGTAGTTGGTGATCTTCATGGAGACCTTAAGCAAGCTAGATCTGCACTTGAAATGGCTGGTGTGCTGAGCTCTGACGGTCAAGACTTGTGGACCGGTGGAGAAAATGTATGCTTGCTTACTGTCTTTCAAAATGGATTTCTGTTAGTTTTAATTGGAATCAGTAGCTTCTATTTTAATGCATGATGCTTTAAATTTTTGTCCGTTACTAGGTGTTGGTTCAACTTGGAGATATCTTAGACCGAGGTGAAGATGAAATCGCTATCTTGTCCTTGCTACGGTCATTAAATAAACAGGCAAAAGAAAGCGGTGGAGCTGTGTTTCAGGTTTGTAGTTTGTGACTTCCCTCGTTCCCTTATCATTATTATGAACTTCTCTTTTTATCTACTCGCATAAGCACTTGGGATATTGTTCAgaaaaacttatgaaaataatttataactTGTCCAAACAGAGCCTAAATCATGGGGTTAAGTAGAAATTACGTGTAAAATCTTATTTGTCATTGTAATATTTGTGAATTAATTTTCTATAGCTGAATTTGCTTTGTCTAGGTTAATGGAAACCACGAGACGATGAACGTGGAAGGGGATTTCCGATACGTTGAACCTGGTGGATTTGATGAATGTAGTGATTTTGTGGAATATATCAATAATTCAGGTGATGACTGGGAAGAAACATTTACTAGTTGGGTCGATGTATCTGAAAAGTTGAAAGGAGATCGAACAATGTCAACAAATCATTGGGGACCATGGAATTTAGTGAAGGTATTATTGTTGCATCCAAACTCCCAAATTAACATGCTAGAATATTAGTACTGGGGTCATATACATAATTTGTTATGTTGTAAGTAGAATATAAGTTCCGTTGTCTCGAAATATAGTTCTATGTTATTCAAAATGtgatattttattgtttttttttttgacgaAGTTTTGCAATTATTAGGACAGAGGCAAAAGGGAGTCATTGCTAGATCAATCCTCTTTAGGCCTGGTGGGCCACTGGCATGCGAGCTTGCAAGACATGCTGTTGTGCTTAAGGTTAATGACTGGGTCTTCTGTCATGGCGGTCTTCTTCCTCACCACGGTCGATATTTTACTGTCATTTTGGTTTTGTTTAACTTGATTTTGATTTTATGAATTGTTTCAAATTTGTTGAACATTTCTTCAATTTTGGAAGCCTGATAATATTCTCTTCACTTTCTGAAGTTGCATATGGTTTAGAGCGGATGAACAAAGAAGTGTCTGAGTGGATGAGAGATCCGAGTAAGAATGAAAGTACTTTCCAACTCCCGTTCATTGCCACCAGGGGTTATGACAGTGTTGTTTGGAATCGGTTGTATTCAAGAGACTCACCAGATTTGATGGACTATGAAGCTAATCAGGTAAATTACTAACGAAAGTGTATTAGTATACTGTAGTTAATACCTGTGGAACAAAGACACCAGACTCAATACTGGCACTGACATGTAGTAATTTCCTTGAAGATTAGCTTCGTGAATCCATCTTTCTGTAGtttttcattattatttctcgGTATGACTTAGATTGACATCTTGAAACCCAATAATACAATATTCAGGTATGTTCCATTCTCGAGGAAACACTGCAAGCAGTCGGTGCTAAGGCTATGGTGGTGGGACATACTCCTCAAACTATTGGTGTAAATTGGTAAGGAAAGACAATTCTTTAAGCATGCTTAGAGTAAATTAATAACCTCTAAAGTTGTCAAAATCTTTAGATTATAATTTGTATATTCATATAAAtcagctcttttgtttcctacAGTAAATACAATTGTAGCATATGGCGCATAGATGTTGGAATGTCCAGTGGAGTCCTTAATT includes these proteins:
- the LOC131620791 gene encoding shewanella-like protein phosphatase 1, with protein sequence MASLCMNSSLPLSPSSHPRNLTQTSLSSSSSSLFVDNDNNNHHNSLRTSSTLKPIVVSGNPPTFVSAPGRTILAVGDLHGDLKQARSALEMAGVLSSDGQDLWTGGENVLVQLGDILDRGEDEIAILSLLRSLNKQAKESGGAVFQVNGNHETMNVEGDFRYVEPGGFDECSDFVEYINNSGDDWEETFTSWVDVSEKLKGDRTMSTNHWGPWNLVKRQKGVIARSILFRPGGPLACELARHAVVLKVNDWVFCHGGLLPHHVAYGLERMNKEVSEWMRDPSKNESTFQLPFIATRGYDSVVWNRLYSRDSPDLMDYEANQVCSILEETLQAVGAKAMVVGHTPQTIGVNCKYNCSIWRIDVGMSSGVLNSRPEVLEIIDDKARVIRSERDTYSELQAAAYT